From a region of the Zingiber officinale cultivar Zhangliang chromosome 4B, Zo_v1.1, whole genome shotgun sequence genome:
- the LOC121975396 gene encoding eukaryotic translation initiation factor 3 subunit J-like isoform X1: protein MADWEEEDFEPAAPGLVTIQPKNQWDDEDMEDENIKESWEDEGDTMESPKPEQAANPTVSKTEVKIAGKKDKLAEAKTADVAVEVLADSVGEKLRLQRLVEETDNRSTAELFAKKGDQKTLDDFIPKSENDFLEYAELLSYKMHPYEKSFHYIGLLISVLRLSMTSLKAADAKEIAASASAIANEKLKAEKEANAGKKKQGAKKKQLQVDKADDDYSTTGGYDDVNDYDFITFQHIVAYCCTGIAHSPQP, encoded by the exons ATGGCTGATTGGG AAGAAGAAGATTTTGAGCCAGCAGCTCCAGGATTAGTTACCATTCAACCAAAGAACCAGTGGGACGATGAGGATATGGAAGATGAGAATATTAAAGAATCCTGGGAAGATGAGGGAGATACTATGGAG TCACCAAAGCCAGAACAAGCTGCAAACCCTACTGTTTCAAAAACAGAAGTCAAAATTGCTGGGAAGAAAGACAAACTGGCCGAAGCTAAGACAGCTGATGTAGCTGTTGAAGTTCTAGCAGACTCTGTCGGTGAAAAACTTCGCCTACAAAG ACTTGTTGAAGAAACTGACAACAGATCAACTGCAGAGTTGTTTGCTAAGAAAGGTGATCAGAAGACACTAGACGACTTTATTCCTAAATCGGAAAATGATTTTCTGGAGTACGCTGAGCTGCTCTCTTATAAGATGCACCCATATGAG AAAAGCTTTCATTACATTGGTCTTCTTATATCCGTCTTGAGGCTTTCCATGACTTCACTAAAAGCCGCAGATGCAAAAGAAATAGCCGCCTCAGCTTCAGCGATCGCAAATGAGAAGCTTAAGGCAGAAAAAGAAGCCAACGCAGGAAAGAAGAAACAAG GTGCAAAGAAGAAACAGCTTCAAGTAGACAAGGCTGATGATGACTACAGCACCACAGGCGGTTACGATGATGTGAATGATTACGACTTCAT AACTTTCCAGCATATCGTGGCTTATTGCTGTACTGGCATAGCACACAGTCCTCAACCATGA
- the LOC121975396 gene encoding eukaryotic translation initiation factor 3 subunit J-like isoform X2, producing MADWEEEDFEPAAPGLVTIQPKNQWDDEDMEDENIKESWEDEGDTMESPKPEQAANPTVSKTEVKIAGKKDKLAEAKTADVAVEVLADSVGEKLRLQRLVEETDNRSTAELFAKKGDQKTLDDFIPKSENDFLEYAELLSYKMHPYEKSFHYIGLLISVLRLSMTSLKAADAKEIAASASAIANEKLKAEKEANAGKKKQGAKKKQLQVDKADDDYSTTGGYDDVNDYDFIISWLIAVLA from the exons ATGGCTGATTGGG AAGAAGAAGATTTTGAGCCAGCAGCTCCAGGATTAGTTACCATTCAACCAAAGAACCAGTGGGACGATGAGGATATGGAAGATGAGAATATTAAAGAATCCTGGGAAGATGAGGGAGATACTATGGAG TCACCAAAGCCAGAACAAGCTGCAAACCCTACTGTTTCAAAAACAGAAGTCAAAATTGCTGGGAAGAAAGACAAACTGGCCGAAGCTAAGACAGCTGATGTAGCTGTTGAAGTTCTAGCAGACTCTGTCGGTGAAAAACTTCGCCTACAAAG ACTTGTTGAAGAAACTGACAACAGATCAACTGCAGAGTTGTTTGCTAAGAAAGGTGATCAGAAGACACTAGACGACTTTATTCCTAAATCGGAAAATGATTTTCTGGAGTACGCTGAGCTGCTCTCTTATAAGATGCACCCATATGAG AAAAGCTTTCATTACATTGGTCTTCTTATATCCGTCTTGAGGCTTTCCATGACTTCACTAAAAGCCGCAGATGCAAAAGAAATAGCCGCCTCAGCTTCAGCGATCGCAAATGAGAAGCTTAAGGCAGAAAAAGAAGCCAACGCAGGAAAGAAGAAACAAG GTGCAAAGAAGAAACAGCTTCAAGTAGACAAGGCTGATGATGACTACAGCACCACAGGCGGTTACGATGATGTGAATGATTACGACTTCAT CATATCGTGGCTTATTGCTGTACTGGCATAG
- the LOC121975396 gene encoding eukaryotic translation initiation factor 3 subunit J-like isoform X3, with amino-acid sequence MADWEEEDFEPAAPGLVTIQPKNQWDDEDMEDENIKESWEDEGDTMESPKPEQAANPTVSKTEVKIAGKKDKLAEAKTADVAVEVLADSVGEKLRLQRLVEETDNRSTAELFAKKGDQKTLDDFIPKSENDFLEYAELLSYKMHPYEKSFHYIGLLISVLRLSMTSLKAADAKEIAASASAIANEKLKAEKEANAGKKKQGAKKKQLQVDKADDDYSTTGGYDDVNDYDFM; translated from the exons ATGGCTGATTGGG AAGAAGAAGATTTTGAGCCAGCAGCTCCAGGATTAGTTACCATTCAACCAAAGAACCAGTGGGACGATGAGGATATGGAAGATGAGAATATTAAAGAATCCTGGGAAGATGAGGGAGATACTATGGAG TCACCAAAGCCAGAACAAGCTGCAAACCCTACTGTTTCAAAAACAGAAGTCAAAATTGCTGGGAAGAAAGACAAACTGGCCGAAGCTAAGACAGCTGATGTAGCTGTTGAAGTTCTAGCAGACTCTGTCGGTGAAAAACTTCGCCTACAAAG ACTTGTTGAAGAAACTGACAACAGATCAACTGCAGAGTTGTTTGCTAAGAAAGGTGATCAGAAGACACTAGACGACTTTATTCCTAAATCGGAAAATGATTTTCTGGAGTACGCTGAGCTGCTCTCTTATAAGATGCACCCATATGAG AAAAGCTTTCATTACATTGGTCTTCTTATATCCGTCTTGAGGCTTTCCATGACTTCACTAAAAGCCGCAGATGCAAAAGAAATAGCCGCCTCAGCTTCAGCGATCGCAAATGAGAAGCTTAAGGCAGAAAAAGAAGCCAACGCAGGAAAGAAGAAACAAG GTGCAAAGAAGAAACAGCTTCAAGTAGACAAGGCTGATGATGACTACAGCACCACAGGCGGTTACGATGATGTGAATGATTACGACTTCATGTGA